Proteins from a genomic interval of Streptomyces fodineus:
- a CDS encoding bifunctional FO biosynthesis protein CofGH produces MTTSATSGTGPTENSMRRALKRARDGVALDVAEAAVLLQARGQDLTDLAASAARVRDAGLEQAGRPGVITYSKSVFIPLTRLCRDKCHYCTFVTVPGKLRRAGQGMFMSPDEVLDIARKGAALGCKEALITLGDKPEDRWPEAREWLDAHGYDDTIAYVRAISIRILEETGLLPHLNPGVLTWTDFQRLKPVAPSMGMMLETTATRLWSEPGGPHHGSPDKEPAVRLRVLEDAGRSSVPFTSGLLIGIGETYEERAESLFALRKVSRAHHGIQELIIQNFRAKPDTAMRGMPDAELDDLVATVAVARHLMGPSACLQAPPNLVEAEYERLIGAGIDDWGGVSPLTIDHVNPERPWPQIEELTARSRAAGFELRERLCVYPEFVRRGEPWLDPRLRPHVSALADPETGLALPDAPVEGRPWQEPEEAFTATGRTDLHRTIDTEGRTGDRREDFDEVYGDWEALREAAVPGMAPERIDTDVRQALRTAADDPTKLTDAEALALLHADGPALDALTRIADGVRRSAVGDDVTYIVTRNINFTNVCYTGCRFCAFAQRRTDADAYTLSLEQVADRAQQAWEVGAVEVCMQGGIHPDLPGTAYFDIAKAVKERVPGMHVHAFSPMEVVNGATRTGMSIREWLTAAKEAGLDSVPGTAAEILDDEVRWVLTKGKLPAATWIEVITTAHELGIRSSSTMMYGHVDQPRHWLGHLRTLARIQRETGGFTEFVTLPFIHTNAPVYLAGIARPGPSARDNRAVTAMARLLLHPWIPNIQTSWVKLGTEGAAEMLRSGANDLGGTLMEETISRMAGSSYGSYKSIRDLVAVAEAAGRPAKPRTTLYGEVSRERQRVAAASDGHLPELLPVLD; encoded by the coding sequence ATGACGACTTCCGCGACTTCTGGAACCGGCCCGACCGAGAACTCCATGCGTCGCGCTCTCAAACGCGCCCGTGACGGCGTCGCCCTCGACGTCGCCGAGGCGGCGGTGCTGCTCCAGGCCCGCGGCCAGGACCTGACCGACCTCGCCGCGTCCGCCGCCCGGGTGCGCGACGCGGGTCTCGAACAGGCGGGCCGCCCCGGCGTCATCACGTACTCGAAGAGCGTCTTCATCCCCCTGACCCGGCTGTGCCGGGACAAGTGCCACTACTGCACCTTCGTCACGGTCCCCGGCAAGCTGCGCCGGGCCGGCCAGGGGATGTTCATGTCCCCGGACGAGGTGCTGGACATCGCCCGCAAGGGCGCCGCCCTCGGCTGCAAGGAAGCCCTGATCACCCTCGGCGACAAGCCGGAGGACCGCTGGCCCGAGGCGCGCGAGTGGCTCGACGCGCACGGGTACGACGACACCATCGCCTACGTCCGTGCCATCTCCATCCGCATCCTGGAGGAGACGGGCCTGCTGCCCCACCTCAACCCCGGCGTGCTGACCTGGACGGACTTCCAGCGGCTCAAGCCGGTCGCGCCCTCCATGGGCATGATGCTGGAGACCACCGCCACCCGCCTGTGGTCGGAGCCCGGCGGCCCCCACCACGGCTCCCCGGACAAGGAACCCGCCGTACGGCTGCGGGTGTTGGAGGACGCCGGCCGCTCCTCCGTGCCCTTCACCTCCGGTCTGCTGATCGGCATCGGCGAGACGTACGAGGAGCGGGCCGAGTCCCTCTTCGCCCTTCGCAAGGTCTCCCGCGCCCACCACGGCATCCAGGAACTGATCATCCAGAACTTCCGCGCCAAGCCGGACACGGCGATGCGCGGCATGCCGGACGCCGAACTGGACGACCTGGTCGCCACGGTCGCCGTCGCCCGGCACCTCATGGGCCCGTCCGCCTGCCTCCAGGCCCCGCCGAACCTGGTCGAGGCCGAGTACGAGCGCCTGATCGGCGCCGGCATCGACGACTGGGGCGGGGTGTCACCCCTGACCATCGACCACGTCAACCCCGAACGCCCCTGGCCGCAGATCGAGGAACTCACCGCACGCTCCCGGGCGGCAGGCTTCGAGCTGCGCGAACGCCTCTGCGTCTACCCGGAGTTCGTGCGCCGCGGCGAGCCCTGGCTGGATCCGCGGCTGCGTCCGCACGTGAGCGCGCTGGCCGACCCCGAGACGGGCCTGGCCCTCCCGGACGCCCCGGTCGAGGGCCGCCCCTGGCAGGAGCCGGAGGAGGCGTTCACGGCCACCGGCCGCACGGACCTGCACCGCACCATCGACACCGAGGGCCGTACGGGCGACCGGCGCGAGGACTTCGACGAGGTGTACGGCGACTGGGAGGCGCTGCGCGAGGCGGCCGTACCCGGCATGGCCCCGGAGCGCATCGACACCGACGTCCGCCAGGCCCTGCGGACGGCGGCGGACGACCCGACGAAGCTCACCGACGCCGAGGCGCTGGCCCTGCTGCACGCGGACGGCCCGGCGCTGGACGCCCTCACGCGCATCGCGGACGGCGTACGCAGGTCGGCGGTCGGCGACGACGTGACGTACATCGTCACCCGCAACATCAACTTCACCAATGTCTGCTACACCGGCTGCCGCTTCTGCGCCTTCGCCCAGCGCCGTACGGACGCCGACGCGTACACGCTCTCGCTGGAGCAGGTGGCGGACCGCGCCCAGCAGGCCTGGGAGGTGGGCGCGGTCGAGGTGTGCATGCAGGGCGGCATCCACCCGGACCTGCCCGGGACGGCGTACTTCGACATCGCGAAGGCGGTGAAGGAGCGGGTCCCCGGCATGCACGTCCACGCCTTCTCCCCGATGGAGGTCGTCAACGGCGCGACGCGCACCGGGATGTCCATCCGCGAGTGGCTGACGGCGGCCAAGGAGGCCGGTCTGGACTCCGTCCCGGGCACGGCGGCGGAGATCCTGGACGACGAGGTCCGCTGGGTGCTGACCAAGGGCAAGCTGCCGGCGGCCACCTGGATCGAGGTGATCACGACGGCCCACGAGCTGGGCATCCGCTCGTCCTCGACGATGATGTACGGCCATGTCGACCAGCCCCGCCACTGGCTGGGCCATCTGCGCACGCTGGCCCGGATCCAGCGGGAGACGGGCGGTTTCACGGAGTTCGTGACGCTGCCGTTCATCCACACCAACGCGCCGGTGTATCTGGCGGGCATCGCCCGGCCCGGCCCGTCGGCGAGGGACAACAGGGCGGTGACGGCGATGGCCCGTCTGCTGCTGCATCCCTGGATCCCGAACATCCAGACAAGCTGGGTGAAACTGGGCACGGAGGGCGCGGCGGAGATGCTCCGCTCCGGCGCGAACGACCTGGGCGGCACGCTGATGGAGGAGACGATCTCCCGGATGGCGGGCTCGTCGTACGGCTCGTACAAGTCGATCCGTGACCTGGTGGCGGTGGCCGAGGCGGCCGGCCGCCCGGCGAAGCCGCGCACCACGCTCTACGGCGAGGTGTCGCGGGAGCGGCAGCGGGTGGCGGCGGCCTCCGACGGCCACCTGCCGGAACTGTTGCCGGTCCTGGACTGA
- a CDS encoding LLM class F420-dependent oxidoreductase has product MRIAVTIFLTDETITPVRLARELEERGYAGLYLPEHTHIPVERATPYPAGGDLPREYGRTLDPFVALGQAAAVTERLGLGTGITLPAQHDPIALAKQIATLDHLSGGRFTLGLGYGWNVEEAADHGVAWRTRRELVRDRVRLMQALWSGEPTAYDGEFGSVRASHAHPKPAQKPRGRVVGPRTLVGGTAGPRLFAHIAEYADGWLPIGGRGLTESLPVLRSAWVEAGRDPAALQIVPYAVLPTPGKLAHYADLGIEEVVLQLPPAGEGEVLGVLDEYGSHL; this is encoded by the coding sequence ATGCGTATCGCCGTCACCATCTTCCTCACCGATGAGACCATCACGCCGGTGCGACTCGCCCGCGAACTCGAAGAACGCGGCTACGCCGGCCTCTACCTCCCCGAACACACCCACATCCCCGTGGAACGGGCGACGCCGTACCCCGCCGGCGGCGACCTGCCCCGCGAGTACGGCCGTACCCTCGACCCCTTCGTGGCCCTCGGCCAGGCGGCGGCCGTCACCGAACGCCTCGGCCTCGGCACCGGCATCACCCTCCCCGCCCAGCACGACCCCATCGCCCTGGCCAAGCAGATCGCCACCCTGGACCACCTCTCCGGCGGCCGTTTCACGCTCGGCCTCGGCTACGGCTGGAACGTGGAGGAGGCCGCCGACCACGGCGTGGCGTGGCGCACCCGCCGGGAACTGGTCCGGGACCGGGTGCGGCTCATGCAGGCGCTGTGGTCCGGGGAACCGACGGCCTACGACGGTGAGTTCGGGAGCGTACGCGCCAGCCACGCCCACCCCAAGCCGGCGCAGAAGCCGCGCGGCCGGGTCGTCGGACCGCGCACGCTCGTCGGCGGCACCGCCGGGCCGCGGCTGTTCGCGCACATCGCCGAGTACGCCGACGGCTGGCTGCCGATCGGCGGCCGGGGCCTCACCGAGTCCCTGCCGGTGCTGCGCTCGGCCTGGGTGGAGGCGGGCCGCGACCCGGCCGCGCTCCAGATCGTCCCGTACGCGGTCCTGCCCACGCCCGGCAAGCTGGCCCACTACGCGGACCTGGGCATCGAGGAGGTCGTCCTGCAGTTGCCGCCGGCGGGGGAGGGAGAAGTGCTGGGGGTGCTGGACGAGTACGGGAGTCACCTGTAG
- a CDS encoding tetratricopeptide repeat protein: MAQARPSMQELIGRRRRAGFVGRGGERAAFRANLDLAPEDERHRFLFHVHGNAGVGKTFLIRELEQIARERGALTAYVDEGAGSVPEAMAAIGHQLAQQGHRCKELERQLAAYRERRHEAEAAALALDPEAAPRPSTGALAVARAGLVGLGMVPGVGPFAGALDADRLAQGADRLRAGLSARFRNQEDVNLVLAPERELTPTLLGELAAAASAAAWIVLLFDTYERTGRFLDGWLHEIMTTDRYGTLPANVVLVTAGQLPLAPARWGGFADFVADVPLGPFTEAEARGLLADKGVRDEPVVAEVLRLTGGLPVLVSTLAETRPADPRDVGDPSGTAVERFLKWEQDPVRRATALACALPRTLDADVFRAVAECPPEEFDGLYAWLRGMPFVSERGDRMRYHDLVRAPMLRLQRRQSPRGWAERHRRLARTFARWLRETEAALEPGEFWKEEDWRELRLAESYHSLCADPRTALPAVLADVVTACDHGDDVLWRWVRLLVEATEDTGATGATAATGATGARSLESWGSALAEAFAADAVAGVAALLLDRARAEEPWRPTAHAVRGDALARAGDQQGALAEYDRALALDPGLVRALRGKVLARSSLGDYGAALEDLRRVLELEPDNPYNVFLRGEHLRMLGRYDEALADLDHGISLDPGQSFAWASRGAARLARDELDEAQADLNRALELDPDYAWALARRARLWRARGDRTRQLADLDRALALQPDWAWGRCERGDALRKAGRDEEALTDYDRALALDPDYASAYASRGASRANLGHLQEALADLDRALLLNPVYVWALQRRAEVHRRLGATARAEADETHAARLSSPAPPPPRHHPSSAN; the protein is encoded by the coding sequence ATGGCGCAGGCACGGCCGTCGATGCAGGAACTCATCGGGCGGCGCAGACGAGCGGGATTCGTCGGCCGAGGCGGCGAACGGGCCGCGTTCCGGGCCAACTTGGACCTCGCGCCCGAGGACGAACGCCACCGCTTCCTCTTCCACGTCCACGGCAACGCGGGCGTCGGAAAGACCTTCCTGATCCGGGAGTTGGAGCAGATCGCCCGGGAGCGCGGGGCGCTGACGGCGTATGTCGACGAGGGCGCGGGAAGCGTGCCCGAGGCGATGGCGGCGATCGGTCACCAGCTCGCCCAGCAGGGCCACCGGTGCAAGGAACTCGAACGGCAGCTGGCCGCCTACCGGGAGCGGCGGCACGAGGCCGAGGCCGCGGCGCTCGCCCTCGACCCGGAGGCGGCGCCGCGTCCGTCGACGGGTGCACTGGCCGTGGCGCGGGCCGGGCTGGTCGGGCTCGGCATGGTGCCGGGGGTCGGACCGTTCGCGGGCGCGCTGGACGCGGACCGGCTCGCGCAGGGCGCCGACCGGTTGCGGGCGGGACTCAGTGCGCGGTTCCGCAACCAGGAGGACGTGAACCTGGTGCTGGCGCCGGAGCGGGAACTGACCCCGACGCTGCTGGGCGAACTCGCCGCCGCCGCCTCCGCCGCGGCGTGGATCGTCCTGCTCTTCGACACCTACGAGCGCACGGGCCGGTTCCTGGACGGCTGGCTGCACGAGATCATGACGACGGACCGGTACGGCACCCTGCCGGCCAACGTCGTCCTGGTGACCGCGGGCCAGCTCCCGCTCGCCCCGGCCCGCTGGGGCGGATTCGCGGACTTCGTGGCGGACGTGCCGCTCGGCCCGTTCACGGAGGCGGAGGCTCGCGGACTCCTCGCGGACAAGGGCGTGCGCGACGAGCCGGTCGTCGCCGAGGTGCTGCGGCTGACCGGGGGCCTGCCGGTGCTCGTCTCGACCCTGGCCGAGACCCGGCCCGCCGATCCGCGGGACGTGGGCGACCCCAGCGGCACGGCCGTGGAGCGGTTCCTGAAGTGGGAGCAGGATCCCGTGCGCCGGGCCACCGCGCTGGCCTGCGCGCTGCCCCGGACGCTGGACGCGGATGTCTTCCGGGCCGTGGCCGAGTGCCCGCCGGAGGAGTTCGACGGGCTGTACGCGTGGCTGCGGGGCATGCCGTTCGTCAGCGAGCGCGGCGACCGGATGCGGTACCACGACCTCGTCCGGGCGCCGATGCTGCGGCTCCAGCGCCGCCAGTCGCCCAGGGGCTGGGCCGAGCGGCACCGGCGGCTCGCGCGGACCTTCGCCCGGTGGCTCAGGGAGACCGAAGCGGCCCTGGAACCGGGCGAGTTCTGGAAGGAGGAGGACTGGCGGGAGCTGCGCCTGGCGGAGTCCTACCACTCGCTGTGCGCGGACCCCCGCACCGCGCTGCCCGCCGTGCTGGCGGACGTCGTCACGGCCTGCGACCACGGGGACGACGTCCTGTGGCGCTGGGTGCGGCTGCTGGTCGAGGCCACCGAAGACACAGGTGCCACAGGCGCCACAGCTGCCACAGGTGCCACAGGCGCGCGGAGCCTGGAGAGCTGGGGGAGCGCGCTGGCGGAGGCGTTCGCGGCGGACGCGGTCGCCGGGGTGGCCGCCCTGCTGCTGGACCGGGCGCGGGCCGAGGAACCGTGGCGGCCGACGGCACACGCGGTCCGCGGCGACGCCCTGGCACGCGCCGGCGACCAGCAGGGGGCACTGGCGGAGTACGACCGGGCCCTCGCGCTCGACCCCGGCCTGGTGCGCGCCCTGCGGGGCAAGGTCCTGGCACGCAGCTCGCTCGGCGACTACGGCGCGGCCCTGGAGGACCTGCGCCGGGTGCTGGAGCTGGAGCCGGACAACCCGTACAACGTGTTCCTGCGCGGCGAGCACCTGCGGATGCTGGGCCGGTACGACGAGGCGCTGGCCGATCTCGACCACGGGATCTCGCTCGACCCGGGCCAGTCCTTCGCCTGGGCCTCCCGGGGCGCCGCCCGCCTGGCCCGCGATGAGCTGGACGAGGCGCAGGCCGATCTGAACCGGGCCCTGGAGCTCGACCCCGACTACGCGTGGGCGCTCGCCCGCCGGGCCCGTCTGTGGCGCGCCCGCGGGGACCGCACCCGGCAGCTCGCCGACCTGGACCGGGCCCTCGCCCTCCAGCCGGACTGGGCCTGGGGCCGCTGCGAACGCGGCGACGCGCTCCGCAAGGCCGGCCGCGACGAGGAGGCCCTCACCGACTACGACCGGGCGCTCGCCCTCGACCCCGACTACGCCTCGGCCTACGCGAGCCGCGGCGCCTCCCGGGCCAACCTCGGCCACCTCCAGGAGGCCCTCGCCGACCTCGACCGCGCGCTGCTGCTCAATCCGGTCTACGTATGGGCGCTGCAACGCCGGGCAGAGGTGCACCGCAGACTCGGCGCGACCGCCCGGGCCGAGGCGGACGAGACCCACGCCGCCCGCCTGTCGTCCCCGGCACCCCCACCACCGCGCCACCATCCGTCCTCGGCCAACTGA
- a CDS encoding TetR/AcrR family transcriptional regulator, translating into MGGRKSEQEQDRDPRVTLALLWGEQEKPTRGPKPKLTPQRIAAAAAALADSEGLDAVSMSKVAGEFGVSAMALYRYVPGKAELVELMVESVLAEAPDLSAAAEGDWRAAVREWTRQCARLYTAHPWLLGATAMRRQIMGPCQLGWLDAALAALEPTGLDGGRRHQVFLLLIGLVRNLAQQHSDHDEEREREWNRLSGELLARHADRFPALAKAVAEGAFEPDGTDPLEFGLDRILDGVEALVAERE; encoded by the coding sequence ATGGGCGGGCGGAAGAGCGAGCAGGAGCAGGACCGGGATCCGCGGGTGACCCTCGCGCTGCTGTGGGGCGAGCAGGAGAAGCCCACGCGCGGGCCCAAACCGAAGCTGACCCCGCAGCGCATCGCCGCGGCCGCCGCCGCGCTGGCCGACAGCGAGGGGCTGGACGCCGTCTCCATGAGCAAGGTCGCCGGCGAGTTCGGGGTCTCCGCCATGGCCCTGTACCGGTACGTCCCCGGAAAGGCCGAACTCGTCGAGCTGATGGTGGAGTCGGTGCTGGCCGAGGCGCCGGATCTGTCGGCGGCCGCGGAGGGCGACTGGCGGGCGGCCGTACGGGAGTGGACGCGGCAGTGCGCCCGCCTCTACACCGCCCACCCCTGGCTGCTCGGCGCCACCGCGATGCGCCGCCAGATCATGGGGCCCTGCCAGCTGGGCTGGCTGGACGCGGCGCTCGCCGCCCTGGAGCCCACCGGTTTGGACGGTGGCCGGCGCCACCAGGTCTTCCTGCTCCTCATCGGACTCGTCCGCAACCTCGCCCAGCAGCACAGCGACCACGACGAGGAGCGGGAGCGGGAGTGGAACCGGCTCTCCGGCGAACTGCTCGCCCGGCACGCCGACCGCTTCCCGGCACTCGCCAAGGCCGTCGCCGAGGGGGCCTTCGAGCCGGACGGCACCGACCCGCTCGAGTTCGGGCTCGACCGGATTCTCGACGGGGTCGAAGCGCTCGTAGCTGAGCGGGAATGA
- a CDS encoding DUF2165 domain-containing protein yields the protein MTTTPTRHTGLTLAAGVLTGILALYIALVAFGNITDFGTNQQFVRHVLAMDTTFKDDDLMWRAITSTALQDTAYVLIIVWETVAALVLGWGTYLWARRNSDLARRISTYGLLMLLLLFGAGFIAIGGEWFSMWQSKAWNGLQAATRVFLISGVALIVNQLPSRETDAG from the coding sequence ATGACCACCACCCCCACACGTCACACCGGGCTCACGCTTGCCGCCGGTGTGCTCACCGGCATACTCGCCCTCTACATCGCCCTGGTCGCCTTCGGGAACATCACCGACTTCGGGACGAACCAGCAGTTCGTACGGCATGTGCTGGCGATGGACACGACCTTCAAGGACGACGACCTGATGTGGCGGGCCATCACCAGCACCGCGCTCCAGGACACCGCCTACGTCCTGATCATCGTGTGGGAGACCGTGGCCGCCCTCGTCCTCGGCTGGGGCACTTACCTCTGGGCGCGGCGCAACAGCGACCTCGCCCGGCGCATATCCACCTACGGCCTGCTGATGCTGTTGCTGCTCTTCGGCGCCGGGTTCATCGCGATCGGCGGTGAGTGGTTCTCGATGTGGCAGTCCAAGGCGTGGAACGGGCTTCAGGCCGCCACCCGGGTGTTCCTGATCAGCGGGGTCGCCCTGATCGTCAACCAACTGCCCTCGCGGGAGACGGACGCCGGGTGA
- a CDS encoding alpha/beta fold hydrolase has protein sequence MLLTYRALKRRALAKKLAITTPNGIDESSYVRIGGLDQWISIRGEDLSNPVILEIHGGPGSSNLIFTPRTRAWERHFTIVRWDMRGAGRTFAGSPESQGEPTLDRLYEDALEVTAHIRTRLNVPKVLLLANSFGTVTGLRLARNHPELYSAYVGTDQNIVGGGRDTSSYEALLARLEKAGKKKQLAKMAAIGPDRSAWSAHEWAEYAKTVVTTDPLTYDTMKTVVIRSLWFSPLHTLRDLRTYLKAQTFSEQLGPQAMTIDEHAEGTAFRLPFFLFQGDSDVLTPPDAAHRFYEAVTAPVKDFALIPEASHFASFRHPDQFLDLLLTKVRPVVTGQAVGR, from the coding sequence ATGCTGCTGACCTACCGTGCTCTCAAGCGCCGCGCTCTCGCCAAGAAGCTCGCGATCACCACCCCGAACGGCATCGACGAGTCCTCGTACGTCCGCATCGGCGGCCTCGACCAGTGGATCTCCATCCGCGGCGAGGACCTGTCGAACCCCGTGATCCTGGAGATCCACGGCGGCCCCGGCTCCTCCAACCTGATCTTCACGCCGCGCACCCGTGCCTGGGAGCGGCACTTCACGATCGTCCGCTGGGACATGCGGGGCGCCGGCCGGACGTTCGCGGGCAGCCCGGAAAGCCAGGGCGAGCCGACCCTCGACCGCCTCTACGAGGACGCCCTGGAGGTGACGGCCCACATCCGCACCCGCCTGAACGTGCCCAAGGTGCTGCTCCTGGCCAACAGCTTCGGCACGGTCACCGGCCTCCGCCTGGCCCGCAACCACCCCGAGCTGTACTCGGCGTACGTCGGCACCGACCAGAACATCGTCGGCGGCGGCCGTGACACCTCCTCCTACGAGGCGCTGCTGGCCCGCCTGGAGAAGGCGGGCAAGAAGAAGCAGCTGGCGAAGATGGCCGCCATCGGCCCGGACCGGTCGGCCTGGTCGGCCCACGAGTGGGCGGAGTACGCGAAGACGGTGGTCACGACCGACCCCCTCACCTACGACACCATGAAGACGGTCGTCATCCGCTCCCTGTGGTTCTCGCCCCTGCACACCCTCCGCGACCTGCGCACCTACCTGAAGGCCCAGACCTTCTCGGAGCAGCTCGGCCCCCAGGCCATGACGATCGACGAGCACGCCGAGGGCACCGCCTTCCGCCTGCCCTTCTTCCTCTTCCAGGGCGACAGCGACGTCCTCACCCCGCCGGATGCGGCCCACCGCTTCTACGAGGCGGTCACCGCCCCCGTGAAGGACTTCGCCCTGATCCCCGAGGCAAGCCACTTCGCCTCCTTCCGGCACCCCGACCAGTTCCTGGACCTGCTGCTGACCAAGGTGCGGCCGGTGGTGACGGGGCAGGCGGTGGGGCGCTGA